GGACGGGCTCCGGCGTGCCGGGGTCGAGGTAGTAGACGATCGGCTCGACCGGGTCGCAGAGCCCGTCGGCTCCGGCCGGCGCGGCGCACTGGAGCCGGTGCCGCGTGATCCAGCGCCGCTCGATGTCCTCGCCGATGGGGACGGCGTAGTCGGCGTACGAGATCGGGAAGTAGCCGGCGGCGGGGTGGAAGGCGCGCGGCTCGTAGCCGTCGTCGGGCAGCATCACGAACGAGTGCCGCACGCGGACCGTCACGGCGGTCGGGTCGGCGGCCACGTCGCGGACGTAGCGGCCGGGCTGCGTGCTGGCGAACGTCAGCCGCGCCTCGATCTCGGTGTTGCGAGGAAAGGCCTTGAGCGCCGACGGGACCGGCGCGCTCCGCTGCTTGTCGAGCGAGAACGCGCCCTGGCCCGTCTGGCGGAGCGTCTCGGCGACCCCGTGCGCGTCGCGGAGGACGAAGTCGGTCACGTCGATCAGCACGCGCCCGTCCGTCTCGGCCGCCACGTCGAAGCCCCACACCACCGACGAGGCGAACGCGTCCTCGACGGCCAGTTGCTCGGCCGGGTTGTCGGTGTCGGCGCGGAAGCGGAGGTTCGGCTGGACGAGGAGCACGCGCCGCCCGACGCGCTCGAACCGGACGACGCGCTCGCCGCCGAGCTGGCTCCGGTCGAGCCCGACGTCGTTCGACCCGAGCCCGGCCGCGAGCGAGACGACGTACAGCAGGTCGGCGTCGAGCTCCGGGACCTCGAGCCAGATCTTCCCGTCGGCGCCGTCCCACCAGACCGGCCACTGCCCGTCGTGCGATTCCAGTCCGGCCGTCTTGGACTCGATGGCCGGGAGTCCGCCCGCCTCGGTCGGCGCGTGGCCCGAGGCGGGCGCAGTCGGGGCCGTGGAGGAGCAACCGGAGGTCGCCGTCAAGGAGACGACGACGAGGGCGGCTAGCAGGGCGAGAGCGAGAGGGCGGGGCATGGCGACGCGGGGACGGGGCGCCAATCTAGGCCGGGTCTCGGCGCTACTCGGCGTAGGCCCGGATCCAGTCCACCTCCAGGCGGAACGGCCCGTCGATCCCGTCGGCGATGTAGATCCCGACCGACCGAACGGCCGACCGGTCGAGCGGGTCGACGGAGACGGTCTCGCCGTGGGCCGTCGTCTCCAGGCCGTCGAACGGGATGCGGACGGTCTGCCAGTCCTCCGTCGTCGGGAACGTGCCGACGCGGTTGACCTCCCGCCCGCGCGACCGCGTCCCGTCGTCGACGTCGAGCTCGAACGTCCGCCCGCCGCCCCGCACGCGGAGCTCGACCCCGTCGTAGGCCGAGAGGTCGAGGTCGCGCTGGGCGCGGACCGACGTGAACCCGCCGCCCTCGGTCACGACCTCGCCCGTGAACACGAGGGTCCCGTCCCCGACCTCCGCGAACCCCTGGGAGTCCCCGCCCATCACGCCGTCGTTCTCGATGCGCCACGTGGCGCCGTCATCGGTGTCGAAGTCGAAGAGGGTCATGGTCGTGTCGGGCTGCGCCGTCGCCGGAGCGGTCGCCGGCTCGGGCGGCGAGCCGCCGCAGGCGGCGAGGACGGTGAGAAAGAGGAGGAAGGGGAGAGGCATGGGGCGGAGACGGGCGCCCCGCCCGGCCGGGTCCCGACGGCGAGCCTCTCAGGGCGTTCCCCCTACTCGGCCCGCCTCGGCGCCGAGGCGGAGGGGGCGGCCTCTTTTCGAGCGGCGTTCGCGCCTCGGCCCGCCGGCGCCGCGATCTTGCGCGCTCCCCTCGCTCCCGCGCCCGCCCGGGCCCCCCGCATGGCCGACCTCGACACGATCGTCTCCCTCTCGAAGCGCCGCGGCTTCCTGTTCCCGTCGTCCGAGATCTACGGCGGCCTCGGCGCCGTCTACGACTACGGCCCGCTCGGCGTCGAGCTCAAGCGGAACGTCCGCGAGCGGTGGTGGAACGCGATGGTCCGCGAGCACGACAACGTCGTCGGCATCGACGCGGCGATCCTCATGCACCCGACCGTCTGGAAGGCGTCGGGCCACGTCGACGCCTTCTCCGACCCGCTCATCGACGACAAGGCCTCGAAGCGCCGCTACCGCGCCGACCAGCTCATCGAGGGCCACATCGAGAAGCTCCGCAAGAAGGGCAAGGACGAGCAGGCCGACGCCGTCTACGACCGGTTCGTGGAGGCCCTCAACGCCGACGAGCCCGCGCCGGCCCTCGGCGCCATCATCCAGGACGAGGAGATCCGCTCGCCGGACTCTGGCGCGTTCGACTGGACGGAGGTCCGCCAGTTCAACCTCATGTTCGAGACCGCCACGGGCGCGCTCGCCGAGGAGGCCAACAAGATCTACCTCCGCCCGGAGACGGCCCAGGGCATCTTCGTCCACTTCAAGGACGTCGCCGAGACGGCCCGCCAGCAGGTCCCGTTCGGGATCGCGCAGATCGGCAAGGCCTTCCGGAATGAGATCGTGGCCCGCCAGTTCATCTTCCGGATGCGCGAGTTCGAGCAGATGGAGATGCAGTACTTCGTCGCGCCGGGCTCGCAGATGGAGGCCTACGAGGCGTGGGCCGAGACGCGGATGCAGTGGCACGCCAACAACGGCATCCGGACCGAGAAGCTGCGCTGGCACGACCACGAGAAGCTGGCCCACTACGCCGACGCGGCCAAGGACGTCCAGTACGAGTTCCCGTTCGGTTGGAACGAGATCGAGGGGATCCACTCGCGGACCGACTACGACCTCAGCCGGCACCAGGAGTACTCGGGCAAGAAGCTGGAGTACTTCGACCAGGCCAGCCGCGAGCGCTACATCCCGTACGTCGTCGAGACGTCCGTCGGCCTCGACCGGACGATCCTGATGGTCCTCTGCGACGCCTACCGCGAGGAGGAAGTCGACGGCGACACGCGGACGGTCCTCAAGTTCCACCCGGCGCTGGCGCCGTTCACGGCGGCCGTCTTCCCGCTCGTCAAGAAGGACGGGATGCCGGAGCGGGCCCACGAGATCGAGGCCGACCTCCGCAAGCAGTTCAACGTGATGTACGACGAGAGCGGCGCCGTCGGGCGCCGGTATCGCCGGCAGGACGAGATCGGCACGCCGTTCTGCATCACGGTCGACGGCGACACGGGGGAGGACGGGACGGTGACGGTCCGCGAGCGCGACTCGATGGAGCAGGACCGGATCCCGGCCGAGAACGTCCGCCGCTACATCGAGGACCGGATCGAGGGCTGGGCGCCGCAGCCGTAGCCCGACTGCTGGATCTGCCCGCCTCGGCACCGAGGCGGGTGGGGTCAGCGGGCGCGCGGCGGGAGGGCGTAGTCGGCCGGGAGGAGGTCGGCGAGCCGCTCGAAGCCGAGGTAGCCGCGTGCCAGCACGTCGAGCGGCGCCGCCAGCGTCCCGTCGGCGTCGACGGCGACGGACTCGGCCCGGAGCTCGATCGACGACCGCTGCTCGTCGGCCGGCGCCGATCGGGTCTCGGCGAACCACCGCGAGCCGGGGTAGCCCGCGTCCTCCGCCTCGTCGTAGTGGACGTCGAGCCGGCCGTCGAAGCGGAGCTGGCCGGTCCCGTCGCGGCGCCGCTCGAACACGTCGCGGGCGTCGGCGGGGCGCGGACGACCGGCCGCGCTCCGCCCGAAGGCGTCCGCGTTGAACGACGCGTCGGCCTCCTCGTCGAGGAACAGGTCGAAGCCCTCGGCCTCGGCCGTGCCGCCGAGGAGGGCGCGCAGGAGGTGGCGGAGCGAGCCGCGGTAGGCCCGGACGCGGGCGGCGGCCCACCGCACGGCCTCGGCGTTCGACGCCGGCTCCAGCGGCTCGAACCGCTCGTCGCCGTCGTACCGGACCTCGGTGTCGGAGAGCGCGAACCCCCGGAGGTCGTACGTCAGCCGGTAGCCGAGCGCGCGGTTCTCGATGGCGAGCGGCTTGGCCGCCGCCGCCTGCAGACCGCCGACGCCTTCGCGGAACTCCAGGACCTCCGGATTCACGATCCGCACGGAGTCGGCGAGGGTCGACTCGCCGAGGAACGCCTGCTCGAACGTGGCGAGTTGGCTCTGCCAGCGCGGGTCGCGTGGGGCCTCGACGCGCACGAATCCGACGGTCCGCCGGGCGCCGTTCAGCACGAAATCGGTCGCGATCTCCTGCCCAGCCTCGGCGACGATCTCCTGGGTCTCGGCCTCGTACCCGACGAGCGACGCGACGAGCCGGTGCGCGCCGGGCGGGACGCCCTCGATCCGGTAGCGGCCCTCGGCATCGGCCGCGTCGCCGCGGGTCGTGCCGGAGAGGTAGACGTTGGCGCCGGCGAGCGGGGCCCCGTCGCCGCCGCGGACGGTGCCGGTGAGCGTGGCGGGCTGGGCGCCGGCGGCGCCGGCCAACAGGAGGGAGCAGAAGAGCAAACGCATGCCCTCGGATACGACGTGGCGGGCCGTGGCGTCAAGGCGATCCGGACGCCGGCTCTGCTCGCCTCGGCGCCGAGGCGGGCACGGGCGACGGGAGCCGGGCCCGCCACCGCGCCAGCTCGCGCGCGAGCGGGGCGTGGACGGGGCGGGCGCCGTCGGGGTCGAGGTAGCCGAGGAGGCCGTTCGGGCAGTGCCGGTCGTCGTCCCACCCGGGGTGGTTCGCGATGGGGTACCAGCACACGCCGTCGAGGCGGACGCCGGCCGCACGCGCGGCGCGGACCTCGCCGGCCACGTAGCGGAGCCACTCGGCCCGCTCGTCGCCCTCGCTCCCGGTCTCAGCCACGACGACGGGGCGGCCGTAGCGGGCCGCGACCTCGGTCAGGATCCGGCGGAGCGGCCGGTACTGCGGGTGCCCCCGCCCGATCGGCGGCCCGCCGTGGACCCACTGGTTCGTCGGGTAGTAGTTGACGCCGAGCACGTCGAGGACGTCCTCGCTCCCGCCGACCTGGGGCCAGAGGTGGCCCGCCAGCAGGTCCCACGCCTGAAACTGGGCGAGCCGGTGGCCCTCGGCGTGCGGCGCATCGTGCGGTCGCGACGGGTCGCAGGCGACGTGGATGGCCGGCTCGGCCCAGAGCAGGCGCGCGCGGCGGTCGACGTCGCGGACGGCGTCGACTCCGCCGAGGGCGGCCCGCGCTAGTTGGACCTTGAGCTCGAACCCGCGCCCGTTCGCGAACGGCGGGAGGTAGCCCGCGTCGCCGCCAGCCCACGACCAGAACGAGATCTCGTTGACCGGGCACCACCACGGGACGCCGTCGGTCTCGGACCGGACGACCTCGGCCGCGGCCCGCGCGAACGCCTCGAACCGGCGGACGAACGTCGGCCCCCACACGTCGAGGCCGTCGGGGACGCCGTAGTGGCAGAGGTCCCAGATCACCTGCGTCTCGGTCTCGCGCGCCGCCCGGAGCTGAGGCAGGAACGATGACCAGTCGTAGCGGCCCGGCGAGCGCTCGACGAGCGGCCACCGGACGCCGTCACGGACCGTCCGGATGCCGTGGGCCGCGAGCTGGCGGTAGTCGGCCGCCGCGGCCCGGTCGTGCCCAGACGCTGCGACGACGTCGACCCGCGCGCCGTCGCGGCGGCGGTGGGAGGAGCACTCGAACCCGCCCATCCAGAACGACTGGAATGGAGAGGGCTCGGCGGCCACGGCGAGGGCGTCCGTCAGGCGGCCGGTCGCGTTGTGTGTCATAGAGTCGGGACGTCGTCAGCCGGCGGTCCGCTCCGCGTCGCCCTCGCCGCCGTGGGCGGCGGCCCAGAGCACCTCGGGCCGCTCGTCGGGCGGCCCCTGCGTCATGGCGGCGACGAGTTCGATGGGCACCTTCGGCTCGCGGGTCATGGTGAGGAGCCCGTTGGCCTCTTGGAAGGTGTCGGTGAGCTGGGTGTAGCAGAACCCGCAGAACGTCGAGAGCCGGCGGACAGCCGTGAGGAGCGCGCCGTACCTCTGGAAGAACACCTCGGCGTCCTCGGCGACGGCGTAGCCCCAGGCGTCGCCGCCGTCCGCCAGCGCGATCCCGCCGAACTCGGTCAGCATGAGCGGCTGGTCGGCATGGCGGAACCCCTCGAGCGTGAGCCGGCGGCCGGCCGGGAGGAGCCCGCCGAGGAGGTCGGCCACGGCGACGTCGCCGTAGCGGGCCGTGAGCCCCTCGGGCCGTGGGTCGTAATCGTGGATCGTGAGGATGTCGGTCTCCGGGTTCTCCCACCCGTCGTTCCCGACGACCGGGCGCGAGGGGTCAAGCGTCTTCGTGAGGTGGTACAGCGCGCGGACGTAGTGCCGGTGCGCCTCCTTCTCGGCCACGTCCGGGACGCCCCACGACTCGTTGAACGGGACCCAGACGGCCACGCACGGATGGTTCGCGTCGCGCGCGATCACGGCCGCCCACTCTCGCTGGCTCCGCTCGACCGCCTTCGGCGAGAACCGGTAGGCGCTCGGCATCTCCTCCCACACGAGCAGGCCGAGCACGTCGGCCCAGTAGAGGTAGCGGGGGTCCTCGATCTTCTGGTGCTTCCGGACGCCGTTGAACCCGAGCGCCTTCGTGAGCTCGACGTCGCGGCGGAGCGCGTCGTCGTCCGGCGCCGTCATGAGCGTGTCGGGCCAGTAGCCCTGGTCGAGCACGAGGCGGAGGTAGTACGGCCGCCCGTTGAGCACGAACCGGTCGCCGCGGACGGACACGCTCCGGAGCGCCGTGTACGACGCGACGCGGTCCACCGCCTCGTCATCGCGCAGCAGCTCGACCTCGGCCTGGATCAGCGTCGGCCACTCGGGGCTCCAGAGGAGCTCGTTGCGGAAGTCGTCGATGCCGGGGTCGGAGAGCGCGACGCGCCGCGACACCATCCCGTCGACGACGCTGTACGTGTCGTCGGCCAGGACCCGCTCGCTAACGGTCAGCCGGAGGCGGACGCGGAGGCCAGGCGCGCGGCGCCCCGCCAACTCGGTCTCGAACCCGATCTCGTAGCGGTCGAGGCGCGGCGTCCAGCGGATTCGCGCGAGGTACGTCGCGGGCACGCGCTCGGCCCAGACCGTCTGCCAGATCCCGGTCGTGCGGGGGTACCAGATGCTGTGGGGCTCGAGGTGCCAGTCCTGCTTCCCGCGCGGCTTGGCGAGGTCGTGCGGGTCGTCCTCGGCGAGGACCGTCACGCGCTGGGGACCGTCCGGCACGAGCGCGTCCGTCACGTCTAACGAGAACGGGGTGTGCCCGCCGATGTGGGAGCCCACGTACCGGCCATTGACCCACACGCGGGCCTCGTAGTCGACGGCCCCGAAGTGGAGGAGGACGCGCCCGCCGTCGGGGGCGGGCAGCTCGACCTCGCGCTCGTACCAGCAGGCCGCGTGGAAGCCCGTGTCGCCGATCCCGCTCCGGGCGGCCTCCGGCGCGAACGGGACCTCGATGGTGTGCGTCCACCCCCTGCCCGCCTCGACGTCGTCGGGCCGGCCGAAGCGGCGCTCGTCATCGAAGGCGAACCGCCAGGGGCCGTCGAGCGACTGCCAGCCGGCGCGGCGGAGCTGGGGGCGGGGGTGCGGCGCCTCGCCCGAGCGGGCGGAGGGCGCCGTCGGGGCGGCCACGGCTAGGGCTCGGCCGGCGGGCGGACGTCTCCGTCGCCGCGGCTGACCAGGTCGACGGGCGCGCCGAGGCGGGCCTTCGCGGTCCCCGTCGGGCGCGGCGCGTCGGCTGCCCGGTCCCCGCTGGCCGCGCCGGCCAGCCGGTCGTAGAGCGCGAGCGCCTGGGCCACGACCTGGTCCATGTTGTAGTACTTGTACGTCGCCAGCCGCCCGACGAAGTGGACGTCGGCCTCGGCGTTGGCCAGCGCCTCGTACTTCCGGTACAGCTCGGCGTTCTCCGGCCTCGGGATCGGGTAGTACGGGTCGCCCTCGGCCTGCGGGTACTCGTAGACGACGGCCGTCTTCGGGTGCTCCTGGCCCGTGAGGTACTTGAACTCCGTGACCCGCGTGTAGGGGTGCTCGTTCGGGAAGTTGACGACCGGGGCCGGCTGGAACCGCTCACACGCGTGCGTCTCGTGGACGAACTGGAGCGAGCGGTAGGGGAGCGTCCCGTAGCGGAAGTCGAAGTACTCGTCGACCGGGCCCGTGTAGATCAGCCGCCGGTACGGGACGAGGTCGCGGACCTCGCGGAAGTCGGCGTTGAGCATGACCTGGATCCGCGGGTGGTCCAGCATCCGCTCGAACATCCGGGTGTACCCGTGGAGCGGCATGGCCTGGTACGTGTCGGTGAAGTACCGGTCGTCCCGGTTCGTCCGGGTCGGGACGCGGGACGTCACGCTCGCGTCGAGCTCGGACGGGTCGAGGTCCCACTGCTTCCGCGTGTAGCCGCGGAAGAACTTGCGGTACAGCTCCTCGCCGACCCGGCTCACGACGACGTCCTCGCTCGTCCGGATCGTCTCGCGCGGCTGGGCCACGGACTGGAAGAACGCCTCGACCTCGAACGAGGTCAGGCTCAGCCCGTAGAGCGCGTTGATCGTGTCGAGGTTGATCGGGATGGGGACGAGCCGGCCGTCGACGCTCGCGCGGACGCGGTGTTCGTACGGCCGCCACGCCGTGAACCGCGAGAGGTGGTCCCAGACGCGCTTCGCGTTCGTGTGGAAGATGTGGGGGCCGTAGCGGTGGACGAGGAGCCCGTCGGCGTTGTACTCGTCGTAGGCGTTCCCGCCGATGTGGGCCCGGCGGTCGATGAGGAGGACGCGCTCGCCCAGCCCGGCCGCCAGCCGCTCGGCGAGGACGGAGCCGGCGAACCCGGCCCCGACGATGAGGGTGTCGAACATCTAGCGGAGGGGGGCGGTCGACAGCGATGCCGACGGGGTGCGGGTGGGGGACGGGGAGCCGTCGAGGAGGGCGGCCATGGCCGTGGCCGTGGCGTCCCAGGAGGTCCGCGCGAGGACCTCGCGCATGTCGGCCACGTTGGCGGCGCGCTGACGCGGGCTCGCCCGGAGCGCCGCCTCGCAGGCGGCCACGAACGCCTCGGGCGTCTCGCCGAGGTAGACGACGTCGCCGTAGGGCTCGGCCACGTCCGTGATCGGCGTCGAGACGATGGGCCGCTCGGCGGCCATGTACTCGAGCGTCTTCGTCGGGCTGATGAACTCGGTCGACCGGTTGCGAGCGAACGGGAGGAGGCAGACGTCCCACCCGGCGAGGTAGGCCGGGAGCTCGTCGTAAGACTTCCCACCGAGCCAGTGGAGGTTGGCGGCGCGGGGGAGCGAGGCCGGGTCGATCTTGACCACGGGCCCGAGCATCACGACGTGCCAGTCGGGCCGGGCCGCGGCGAGCGCGCCGACGAGGTCCCGGTCGAGCCGCTCGTCGATCACGCCGAAGAAGCCGAGGCGGGGCCGCGGGATGGCGGCCTGGTCCGACGGCTCGTCGAGGCCGGCCGCCTCGGGCCGCGCGCGGCCGAAGTGGTCGGCCTCGACCGACGACGGGAAGCAGTGGACGTCGGGGTGCCGGCCCTTCTTGGCCCGATAGAGGCTGGGGCCGCCCGTGAACACGAGGTCGGCGCGGGCCAGGAGGTCGCGCTCGCGGTCGAGGAGCGCGGCCGGGGCATGGTCGAACGCGGCCAGCTCGTCCATGCAGTCGTAGACGACGCGGCGGACCCGGCCACCGAGCGCGTCGAGGAGAGGAAGCGCGAGCGGCGTGTAGAACCAGACGTCGCACCGGCCGACCTCGTCGGCCAGCGCGGCGACGAGCGGGCGCATCGCGTCGAGTTGGGCGTCCGAGAAACCGCCCTCGTGGACGGCGGTGTGGGGGCGGAGGACGGTGACGCCGGGCGCCGGTGCATGGC
This sequence is a window from Rubrivirga marina. Protein-coding genes within it:
- a CDS encoding CIA30 family protein: MPLPFLLFLTVLAACGGSPPEPATAPATAQPDTTMTLFDFDTDDGATWRIENDGVMGGDSQGFAEVGDGTLVFTGEVVTEGGGFTSVRAQRDLDLSAYDGVELRVRGGGRTFELDVDDGTRSRGREVNRVGTFPTTEDWQTVRIPFDGLETTAHGETVSVDPLDRSAVRSVGIYIADGIDGPFRLEVDWIRAYAE
- a CDS encoding glycine--tRNA ligase — protein: MADLDTIVSLSKRRGFLFPSSEIYGGLGAVYDYGPLGVELKRNVRERWWNAMVREHDNVVGIDAAILMHPTVWKASGHVDAFSDPLIDDKASKRRYRADQLIEGHIEKLRKKGKDEQADAVYDRFVEALNADEPAPALGAIIQDEEIRSPDSGAFDWTEVRQFNLMFETATGALAEEANKIYLRPETAQGIFVHFKDVAETARQQVPFGIAQIGKAFRNEIVARQFIFRMREFEQMEMQYFVAPGSQMEAYEAWAETRMQWHANNGIRTEKLRWHDHEKLAHYADAAKDVQYEFPFGWNEIEGIHSRTDYDLSRHQEYSGKKLEYFDQASRERYIPYVVETSVGLDRTILMVLCDAYREEEVDGDTRTVLKFHPALAPFTAAVFPLVKKDGMPERAHEIEADLRKQFNVMYDESGAVGRRYRRQDEIGTPFCITVDGDTGEDGTVTVRERDSMEQDRIPAENVRRYIEDRIEGWAPQP
- a CDS encoding carboxypeptidase-like regulatory domain-containing protein yields the protein MRLLFCSLLLAGAAGAQPATLTGTVRGGDGAPLAGANVYLSGTTRGDAADAEGRYRIEGVPPGAHRLVASLVGYEAETQEIVAEAGQEIATDFVLNGARRTVGFVRVEAPRDPRWQSQLATFEQAFLGESTLADSVRIVNPEVLEFREGVGGLQAAAAKPLAIENRALGYRLTYDLRGFALSDTEVRYDGDERFEPLEPASNAEAVRWAAARVRAYRGSLRHLLRALLGGTAEAEGFDLFLDEEADASFNADAFGRSAAGRPRPADARDVFERRRDGTGQLRFDGRLDVHYDEAEDAGYPGSRWFAETRSAPADEQRSSIELRAESVAVDADGTLAAPLDVLARGYLGFERLADLLPADYALPPRAR
- a CDS encoding beta-glucosidase is translated as MTHNATGRLTDALAVAAEPSPFQSFWMGGFECSSHRRRDGARVDVVAASGHDRAAAADYRQLAAHGIRTVRDGVRWPLVERSPGRYDWSSFLPQLRAARETETQVIWDLCHYGVPDGLDVWGPTFVRRFEAFARAAAEVVRSETDGVPWWCPVNEISFWSWAGGDAGYLPPFANGRGFELKVQLARAALGGVDAVRDVDRRARLLWAEPAIHVACDPSRPHDAPHAEGHRLAQFQAWDLLAGHLWPQVGGSEDVLDVLGVNYYPTNQWVHGGPPIGRGHPQYRPLRRILTEVAARYGRPVVVAETGSEGDERAEWLRYVAGEVRAARAAGVRLDGVCWYPIANHPGWDDDRHCPNGLLGYLDPDGARPVHAPLARELARWRARLPSPVPASAPRRAEPASGSP
- a CDS encoding glycoside hydrolase family 2 protein codes for the protein MAAPTAPSARSGEAPHPRPQLRRAGWQSLDGPWRFAFDDERRFGRPDDVEAGRGWTHTIEVPFAPEAARSGIGDTGFHAACWYEREVELPAPDGGRVLLHFGAVDYEARVWVNGRYVGSHIGGHTPFSLDVTDALVPDGPQRVTVLAEDDPHDLAKPRGKQDWHLEPHSIWYPRTTGIWQTVWAERVPATYLARIRWTPRLDRYEIGFETELAGRRAPGLRVRLRLTVSERVLADDTYSVVDGMVSRRVALSDPGIDDFRNELLWSPEWPTLIQAEVELLRDDEAVDRVASYTALRSVSVRGDRFVLNGRPYYLRLVLDQGYWPDTLMTAPDDDALRRDVELTKALGFNGVRKHQKIEDPRYLYWADVLGLLVWEEMPSAYRFSPKAVERSQREWAAVIARDANHPCVAVWVPFNESWGVPDVAEKEAHRHYVRALYHLTKTLDPSRPVVGNDGWENPETDILTIHDYDPRPEGLTARYGDVAVADLLGGLLPAGRRLTLEGFRHADQPLMLTEFGGIALADGGDAWGYAVAEDAEVFFQRYGALLTAVRRLSTFCGFCYTQLTDTFQEANGLLTMTREPKVPIELVAAMTQGPPDERPEVLWAAAHGGEGDAERTAG
- the glf gene encoding UDP-galactopyranose mutase — its product is MFDTLIVGAGFAGSVLAERLAAGLGERVLLIDRRAHIGGNAYDEYNADGLLVHRYGPHIFHTNAKRVWDHLSRFTAWRPYEHRVRASVDGRLVPIPINLDTINALYGLSLTSFEVEAFFQSVAQPRETIRTSEDVVVSRVGEELYRKFFRGYTRKQWDLDPSELDASVTSRVPTRTNRDDRYFTDTYQAMPLHGYTRMFERMLDHPRIQVMLNADFREVRDLVPYRRLIYTGPVDEYFDFRYGTLPYRSLQFVHETHACERFQPAPVVNFPNEHPYTRVTEFKYLTGQEHPKTAVVYEYPQAEGDPYYPIPRPENAELYRKYEALANAEADVHFVGRLATYKYYNMDQVVAQALALYDRLAGAASGDRAADAPRPTGTAKARLGAPVDLVSRGDGDVRPPAEP
- a CDS encoding glycosyltransferase, whose protein sequence is MPIPLVVFSHLRWDFVTQRPQHVLSRLAASRPVLVVEEPVFDGGPARWERHAPAPGVTVLRPHTAVHEGGFSDAQLDAMRPLVAALADEVGRCDVWFYTPLALPLLDALGGRVRRVVYDCMDELAAFDHAPAALLDRERDLLARADLVFTGGPSLYRAKKGRHPDVHCFPSSVEADHFGRARPEAAGLDEPSDQAAIPRPRLGFFGVIDERLDRDLVGALAAARPDWHVVMLGPVVKIDPASLPRAANLHWLGGKSYDELPAYLAGWDVCLLPFARNRSTEFISPTKTLEYMAAERPIVSTPITDVAEPYGDVVYLGETPEAFVAACEAALRASPRQRAANVADMREVLARTSWDATATAMAALLDGSPSPTRTPSASLSTAPLR